One window of Perca fluviatilis chromosome 12, GENO_Pfluv_1.0, whole genome shotgun sequence genomic DNA carries:
- the LOC120570216 gene encoding SPEG neighbor protein-like, translated as MSKVKPAPPPGCTVNISDPQVQEAAVRIQASYRGHRSRKELREKGPPKILQDLKDVVLVEGSAAKLECRVSAFPDPFIVWSKDGKELKDGPKYRYVFEDPDFVALVVRDGILADLGKYTVSIKNPFGQTYGSACILVEVPAKVSKGPDNKKAKRGTTVVLKAEISGEPPPDVAWLKDGDDIEEDDRVFFDIGDTNTILTIKNAKLSDAGKYEVFVENNLGTDQSFARVDIL; from the exons ATGTCCAAAGTGAAGCCTGCGCCCCCTCCTGGGTGCACTGTGAACATCAGCGATCCTCAGGTACAGGAGGCTGCCGTCCGAATCCAAGCCTCGTATCGCGGCCACAG GTCGCGTAAAGAGCTGCGGGAGAAGGGCCCTCCCAAGATCCTGCAGGATCTCAAAGATGTGGTTCTTGTTGAGGGCAGCGCTGCAAAGCTGGAGTGCAGAGTGAGCGCCTTTCCAGATCCTTTCATTGTCTGGTCCAAGGATGGCAAAGAGCTGAAGGATGGTCCCAAGTACCGCTATGTTTTTGAAGACCCGGATTTTGTGGCGCTCGTGGTTAGAGATGGGATTCTGGCTGATCTTGGAAAATACACAGTTTCCATTAAAAATCCATTTGGACAGACATACGGATCTGCCTGTATTCTAGTGGAAG TCCCTGCTAAGGTTTCTAAAGGCCCGGACAACAAGAAGGCCAAAAGAGGGACAACAGTGGTGCTCAAGGCTGAAATAAGTGGGGAGCCTCCTCCAGATGTTGCATGGCTTAAAGATGGAGATGACATTGAAGAAGATGACAG GGTATTCTTTGACATTGGAGACACCAACACGATCTTGACCATCAAAAATGCTAAGTTGTCTGATGCCGGCAAGTATGAGGTGTTTGTGGAGAACAATCTGGGCACAGACCAGTCCTTCGCTCGCGTCGACATCCTCTGA